A window of the Amycolatopsis solani genome harbors these coding sequences:
- a CDS encoding ATP-binding protein, producing MDPIRNPFAPGAGQRPPELAGRERELKAFEVVLERVARGRPERSLVLTGLRGVGKTVLLGELRAMAVRHKWGAGKIEARPDAELRRPLSAALHRAIRDLAVRHRAPDRVEEVLGVLKAFALRANKADAKLRDRWQPGIDVPAAQGRADSGDIEIDLVELFTDVAELAADVGTGVALLIDEIQDLQPDDVSALCAACHELSQSGAPLVVVGAGLPHVPAVLSASKSYSERLFRYARIDRLSREDADFAVMAPIEREDAGIEPEALDALFDASGGYPYFIQAYGKAAWDAAPSDPITVKDVQVAAPEAESELAVGFFGSRYERATPAEREYLQAMAELTQGRDEPAGTADVAVFLGRKPSSLSPARDSLMKKGLVYSAERGQIAFTVPHFGHYLLGRD from the coding sequence GTGGACCCCATCCGCAACCCCTTCGCGCCGGGCGCCGGGCAACGGCCGCCCGAGCTGGCCGGGCGCGAGCGCGAGCTCAAGGCCTTCGAAGTGGTGCTGGAGCGGGTGGCGCGGGGGAGACCCGAACGCAGTCTCGTGCTCACCGGGCTGCGGGGCGTCGGCAAGACCGTGCTGCTCGGGGAGCTGCGCGCGATGGCCGTGCGGCACAAGTGGGGTGCCGGGAAGATCGAGGCGCGGCCGGACGCCGAGCTGCGGCGGCCGCTGTCGGCCGCGTTGCACCGGGCCATCCGGGACCTCGCCGTGCGGCACCGGGCGCCGGACCGGGTCGAAGAGGTGCTCGGGGTGCTCAAGGCGTTCGCCCTGCGGGCCAACAAGGCCGACGCGAAGCTGCGCGACCGCTGGCAGCCGGGCATCGACGTGCCCGCCGCGCAGGGGCGGGCTGACTCCGGGGACATCGAGATCGACCTCGTCGAGCTGTTCACCGACGTCGCCGAGCTGGCCGCGGACGTCGGGACCGGCGTCGCGCTGCTCATCGACGAGATCCAGGACCTGCAGCCCGACGACGTCTCGGCGTTGTGCGCGGCCTGCCACGAGCTTTCGCAGTCCGGGGCGCCGCTCGTGGTCGTCGGCGCCGGGCTGCCGCACGTGCCCGCTGTGCTCTCGGCGTCGAAGTCCTATTCCGAACGCCTCTTCCGGTATGCGCGGATCGACCGGCTCAGCCGCGAGGACGCCGACTTCGCCGTGATGGCGCCGATCGAGCGCGAGGACGCCGGCATCGAGCCCGAAGCGCTCGACGCGCTCTTCGACGCGTCCGGCGGCTACCCGTACTTCATCCAGGCCTACGGCAAGGCGGCCTGGGACGCGGCGCCGTCGGACCCGATCACGGTCAAGGACGTCCAGGTCGCGGCACCCGAGGCGGAGTCGGAGCTGGCGGTCGGCTTCTTCGGTTCGCGCTACGAGCGCGCGACGCCCGCCGAGCGCGAGTACCTGCAGGCGATGGCCGAGCTGACCCAGGGGCGCGACGAGCCCGCCGGCACCGCCGACGTCGCCGTGTTCCTCGGACGGAAGCCGTCTTCGCTGTCGCCGGCGCGCGACAGCCTGATGAAGAAAGGCCTGGTCTACTCCGCCGAGCGGGGCCAGATCGCCTTCACCGTGCCGCACTTCGGCCACTACCTGCTCGGCCGCGACTGA
- a CDS encoding glycoside hydrolase family 25 protein — MADPVTFVIDVSHHQPLSLDLAQTRRDGCEACLMKAGEGGSMVDPHFASNLAEARNAGQLVGAYWFIRANATPGQHVALMRATVPKDVPIIPDVETASDGSKPTLQHATNVLNAIRAEGWRVPLGYVPLWYWRDVWRSPQLDGWPDLWSSRYPDNVVGTLAAEWADVPAHFWNGYGGRNVGLLQFTSSARIAGYAPLDASAYRGTRNQLAALLGQTSGAGSSFALTSEVEMLERVTVRPPNDKQNVVRVNLSGTDQAAIVVRPKMTDKTPRPLWVAPIYAWGQDNTGVGHDPAQTPGYDPRCKGHRRFPLPGALWADVLYSAKPEDDFVVDCF; from the coding sequence ATGGCCGACCCCGTCACGTTCGTCATCGACGTGTCCCACCACCAACCCCTGTCCCTCGACCTCGCGCAGACGCGTCGCGACGGGTGCGAAGCGTGCCTCATGAAGGCCGGCGAAGGCGGGTCGATGGTCGACCCACATTTCGCGTCGAACCTCGCCGAGGCGCGCAACGCCGGGCAGCTGGTCGGCGCTTACTGGTTCATCCGCGCGAACGCCACGCCCGGGCAGCACGTCGCACTCATGCGCGCCACCGTGCCCAAGGACGTGCCCATCATCCCCGACGTCGAGACCGCATCGGACGGCTCGAAACCCACCTTGCAGCACGCCACGAACGTGCTGAACGCCATCCGTGCCGAGGGCTGGCGCGTCCCGCTCGGCTACGTCCCGCTGTGGTACTGGCGCGACGTCTGGCGTTCACCGCAGCTCGACGGCTGGCCGGACCTGTGGTCGAGCCGGTACCCCGACAACGTCGTGGGCACGCTCGCCGCTGAGTGGGCCGACGTACCCGCGCACTTCTGGAACGGCTACGGCGGACGGAATGTCGGCCTGTTGCAGTTCACATCGTCTGCCCGGATCGCCGGGTATGCGCCCCTCGACGCCTCGGCGTACCGCGGCACGCGAAACCAACTGGCCGCGCTGCTCGGCCAGACAAGCGGCGCAGGAAGTTCCTTCGCCCTGACCAGTGAGGTGGAAATGCTCGAACGCGTCACCGTCCGGCCGCCCAACGACAAGCAGAACGTCGTCCGGGTCAACCTGTCCGGCACCGATCAGGCCGCGATCGTCGTTCGGCCGAAGATGACCGACAAGACCCCGCGCCCCCTGTGGGTTGCGCCGATCTACGCGTGGGGCCAGGACAACACCGGCGTCGGACACGACCCGGCCCAGACCCCGGGCTACGACCCGCGGTGCAAGGGACACCGCCGGTTCCCACTCCCCGGCGCGCTGTGGGCGGACGTCCTGTACTCGGCGAAGCCCGAAGACGATTTCGTTGTCGACTGTTTCTGA
- the mctP gene encoding monocarboxylate uptake permease MctP, whose amino-acid sequence MSNLQWPELIIFTILFLLVTVLGFMAARWQRGGGLDHLDEWGLGGRKFGSWITWFLLGGDLYTAYTFVAVPALVFSAGALGMYALPYTIVVYPIVLLPALRMWSVSRVRGYVTPADFVRGRFGSPILALLIAITGIVATMPYIALQLVGLEAVLRTMGINGSGIVGHLPLLIAFIILAVYTYQSGLRAPALIAFVKDILIYIVILVAIIYLPSKLGGWSHIFDTAVAKFDKTPAKTDGILLNANNQLQYATLALGSALALFLYPHSLTSVLASRGRSVIKRNMVALPAYSLVLGLLALLGYVAITAGVKPLTNAATGKADTNTVVPLLFDGQFSSWFAGIAFAAIGIGALVPAAIMSIAAANLWTRNIYKEYIRKNATPKEEAKQAKLASLVVKLGAVAAILLLDPQYAIDLQLIGGVLILQTLPAVALALYTRWFHRWGLIAGWVVGIGWGLIMLYGISVPGGKQHFAASALPLGNLSIFGWHPFSGSQVQIYVGFVALIANLVVAAIVTVIARRMKVFNGTDDTNAEDYHADENDKDLRPIGVH is encoded by the coding sequence ATGAGCAACCTGCAGTGGCCGGAACTGATCATCTTCACGATCCTGTTCCTGCTGGTCACCGTGCTCGGCTTCATGGCGGCGCGCTGGCAGCGCGGCGGCGGGCTGGACCACCTGGACGAATGGGGCCTCGGCGGCCGCAAGTTCGGCTCGTGGATCACGTGGTTCCTGCTCGGCGGCGATCTCTACACGGCGTACACCTTCGTCGCGGTGCCCGCGCTGGTGTTCAGCGCCGGCGCGCTCGGCATGTACGCGCTGCCGTACACGATCGTCGTCTACCCGATCGTGCTGCTCCCGGCGCTGCGGATGTGGTCGGTGTCGCGGGTGCGCGGGTACGTCACCCCGGCCGACTTCGTGCGCGGCCGCTTCGGCTCGCCGATCCTCGCGCTGCTGATCGCCATCACCGGCATCGTCGCGACCATGCCGTACATCGCGTTGCAGCTGGTCGGCCTCGAAGCCGTGCTGCGGACGATGGGCATCAACGGCTCCGGCATCGTCGGGCACCTGCCGCTGCTGATCGCCTTCATCATCCTGGCGGTCTACACCTACCAGTCCGGCCTGCGGGCGCCCGCGCTGATCGCGTTCGTCAAGGACATCCTGATCTACATCGTCATCCTCGTGGCGATCATCTACCTGCCCTCGAAGCTGGGCGGCTGGTCGCACATCTTCGACACGGCGGTGGCGAAGTTCGACAAGACGCCGGCGAAGACCGACGGCATCCTGCTCAACGCCAACAACCAGCTGCAGTACGCGACGCTGGCGCTGGGTTCGGCGCTCGCGCTGTTCCTGTACCCGCACTCGCTGACCAGCGTGCTGGCCTCGCGCGGCCGCAGCGTCATCAAGAGGAACATGGTCGCCCTGCCGGCGTACTCGCTGGTGCTGGGCCTGCTGGCGCTGCTCGGGTACGTCGCGATCACGGCGGGTGTCAAGCCGCTGACGAACGCGGCCACCGGCAAGGCGGACACCAACACGGTCGTCCCGCTCTTGTTCGACGGCCAGTTTTCGTCGTGGTTCGCCGGGATCGCGTTCGCCGCCATCGGCATCGGTGCCTTGGTGCCGGCCGCGATCATGTCGATCGCCGCGGCGAACCTGTGGACGCGCAACATCTACAAGGAATACATCCGCAAGAACGCCACCCCCAAGGAAGAGGCGAAGCAGGCGAAGCTCGCTTCGCTGGTGGTCAAGCTCGGTGCGGTCGCGGCGATCCTCCTGTTGGACCCGCAGTACGCCATCGACCTGCAGCTCATCGGCGGCGTCCTGATCCTGCAGACGCTCCCGGCCGTGGCGCTCGCGCTGTACACGCGCTGGTTCCACCGCTGGGGCCTGATCGCGGGCTGGGTCGTCGGCATCGGCTGGGGCCTGATCATGCTGTACGGCATCTCCGTGCCCGGCGGCAAGCAACACTTCGCCGCCTCGGCGCTGCCGCTCGGCAACCTGTCGATCTTCGGCTGGCACCCGTTCTCGGGCTCCCAGGTCCAGATCTACGTCGGCTTCGTGGCGTTGATCGCCAACCTGGTGGTCGCGGCGATCGTCACGGTGATCGCGCGGCGGATGAAGGTGTTCAACGGCACCGACGACACCAACGCCGAGGACTACCACGCCGACGAGAACGACAAGGACCTGCGCCCCATCGGGGTCCACTGA
- a CDS encoding peroxidase-related enzyme (This protein belongs to a clade of uncharacterized proteins related to peroxidases such as the alkylhydroperoxidase AhpD.), which produces MSDVSRFPVVELEDLPDDLRERVGVIAEKSGFVPNIFRALGHRPAELRAFLDYHDALMERPGGLTKAERELVVVATSGANHCTYCVVAHGAILRIRAKDPELADRVSSNPWQVELDERGRAIVDLALALAQDSALFGDGDLEAARDAGLTDDEIWDVGAITALFAMSNRLAHLTALRPNPEFSAMGR; this is translated from the coding sequence ATGAGCGACGTGAGCCGGTTTCCGGTGGTGGAACTCGAAGACCTGCCCGACGACCTCCGCGAGCGCGTCGGCGTCATCGCGGAGAAGTCGGGTTTCGTGCCCAACATCTTCCGCGCCCTCGGCCACCGCCCGGCCGAGCTGCGCGCGTTCCTCGACTACCACGACGCCCTCATGGAACGCCCCGGCGGACTCACCAAGGCCGAGCGCGAGCTGGTCGTCGTCGCCACCTCGGGCGCCAACCACTGCACGTACTGCGTCGTCGCCCACGGCGCCATCCTGCGCATCCGCGCGAAGGACCCCGAGCTGGCCGACCGCGTGTCGAGCAACCCCTGGCAGGTCGAACTCGACGAACGCGGCCGCGCAATCGTCGACCTGGCCCTCGCGCTCGCCCAGGACTCCGCGTTGTTCGGCGACGGCGACCTCGAAGCCGCGCGCGATGCGGGCTTGACCGACGACGAGATCTGGGACGTCGGCGCGATCACGGCGTTGTTCGCGATGTCGAACCGCCTCGCCCACCTGACCGCGCTGCGCCCGAACCCCGAGTTCTCCGCGATGGGCCGCTAG
- a CDS encoding DUF6879 family protein → MWVDGGEGFAELLRGFERSAWRWECQGTYPDPAEREPMQAWRDGRLDAEFMTEWLAQIRRLRAAGQVFERVRMLTEPLTEYLRWMISLTPLNVEAGEDIRWIAERDARQLDVPAYDFYLFDDRIVARLHFDETGVAGVELSDEPGTVAEHRRWRNQLWRAATPHDEKFAATRSP, encoded by the coding sequence ATGTGGGTCGACGGCGGCGAGGGTTTCGCCGAGCTGCTGCGCGGGTTCGAGCGGTCCGCCTGGCGGTGGGAGTGCCAAGGGACGTACCCGGACCCGGCCGAGCGCGAGCCGATGCAGGCGTGGCGCGACGGCCGGCTTGACGCCGAGTTCATGACCGAGTGGCTTGCGCAGATCCGACGGCTACGCGCGGCCGGTCAAGTGTTCGAACGGGTCCGAATGCTCACCGAGCCGCTGACCGAGTACCTACGTTGGATGATCAGCCTTACGCCGCTGAACGTCGAGGCGGGCGAGGACATCCGGTGGATCGCCGAACGGGACGCGCGGCAGCTCGACGTCCCGGCGTATGACTTCTACCTGTTCGACGACCGCATCGTTGCGCGGCTCCACTTCGACGAGACCGGCGTTGCAGGCGTCGAGCTGAGCGACGAGCCCGGTACGGTCGCCGAGCACCGGCGGTGGCGGAATCAGCTTTGGCGAGCCGCAACGCCACATGACGAGAAGTTTGCCGCGACGAGGAGCCCGTGA
- a CDS encoding DUF3311 domain-containing protein, giving the protein MSTVKHDGKVRGSRFNPWHLLLIVPLLVLVTPLFNMDGPRLFGMPFFYWFQFLFVAVGVLSTWIVYLMTRGERPAGDAPDKLSVDDLDEGNAR; this is encoded by the coding sequence ATGTCGACTGTGAAGCACGACGGAAAGGTGCGCGGGTCGCGGTTCAACCCCTGGCACCTGCTCCTGATCGTCCCGCTGCTGGTCCTGGTCACGCCACTGTTCAACATGGACGGTCCGCGGCTGTTCGGGATGCCGTTCTTCTACTGGTTCCAGTTCCTCTTCGTCGCGGTCGGCGTCCTCAGCACCTGGATCGTCTACCTGATGACGCGGGGCGAGCGGCCGGCCGGTGACGCCCCGGACAAGCTGAGCGTCGACGACCTGGACGAGGGGAACGCTCGATGA
- a CDS encoding helix-turn-helix domain-containing protein, which translates to MVRVPLTDDERERGERLGQALRTARAGRSMVDVAAEAGISVETLRKIETGRIPTPAFFTVTAIADAVGLPLDELRAAVEPAGSPTLSQAS; encoded by the coding sequence ATGGTCCGAGTACCGCTGACAGACGACGAGCGCGAACGGGGCGAACGCCTCGGCCAGGCGCTGCGGACGGCGCGGGCCGGCCGGAGCATGGTCGACGTCGCCGCCGAGGCCGGGATTTCCGTCGAGACGCTCCGGAAGATCGAAACCGGGCGGATCCCGACGCCGGCGTTCTTCACGGTCACGGCCATCGCCGACGCCGTGGGCCTGCCGCTCGACGAGCTGCGCGCGGCCGTCGAGCCCGCCGGGTCGCCGACGCTCAGCCAGGCGAGTTAG
- a CDS encoding helix-turn-helix transcriptional regulator: MRSTREVRRLAAVLLAGDADSRFYGEDLREAAHMHSNRLYPLLTLWLERGWVTDGWDGPSLDGSKRYYVLTDVGRRELDKP; the protein is encoded by the coding sequence ATGCGGTCGACCCGAGAAGTGCGCAGGCTGGCGGCGGTGCTCCTCGCAGGGGATGCCGACTCCCGTTTCTACGGCGAGGATCTACGCGAAGCAGCGCACATGCACAGCAACCGGCTCTATCCGTTGCTAACGCTGTGGCTCGAACGCGGCTGGGTCACTGACGGATGGGATGGGCCATCCCTCGACGGCTCGAAGCGCTACTACGTGTTGACCGACGTTGGCCGGCGCGAACTCGATAAGCCGTAA
- a CDS encoding EndoU domain-containing protein, producing MGGGHAPGVGRRATSEFPAGWTDEHIISVVKDVANDPSEARRRQQNGRWRCAGERFNVHLIVLVEEDGHVHTAYPVAGPGVLRNPDAARDPANPTVADLKGNRISFFADSILTSLADRLSPEDYTHYRTLLWSGEWEELADVLAAHAVKLGFGFSADEFSDFEKLLNSYDLPVAGCAFLNDREHILNQLRSV from the coding sequence GTGGGTGGCGGACACGCACCGGGCGTCGGGCGGAGGGCGACCAGCGAGTTCCCGGCCGGCTGGACCGACGAGCACATCATCTCGGTCGTCAAGGACGTCGCGAACGACCCCAGCGAGGCCCGGCGACGGCAGCAGAACGGCCGCTGGCGCTGTGCCGGTGAGCGGTTCAACGTGCACCTGATCGTGCTGGTCGAGGAAGACGGCCACGTGCACACCGCGTACCCGGTGGCGGGCCCCGGCGTGCTCCGCAACCCGGACGCCGCCCGCGACCCGGCGAACCCGACGGTGGCCGACCTCAAGGGCAACCGCATCAGCTTCTTCGCCGACAGCATCCTGACCAGCCTCGCCGACCGGCTGTCCCCGGAGGACTACACGCACTACCGGACGCTGCTGTGGTCCGGCGAGTGGGAGGAACTGGCGGACGTGCTGGCCGCGCACGCGGTCAAGCTGGGCTTCGGCTTCTCGGCGGACGAGTTCTCCGACTTCGAGAAGCTGCTCAACAGCTACGACCTGCCGGTGGCGGGCTGCGCGTTCCTCAACGACCGCGAGCACATCCTGAACCAGCTGCGCTCGGTCTAA
- a CDS encoding alpha/beta hydrolase — MTRLRYAVVIPAIAGTLLAGFTPAFAGQDAAAAKQPLNSTNIPPQYANQKLDWHKCAVPSELPTAPPAGAEDMECATYKTPRNWYQANAQIDLTIAVSRLKATKDATASVVTNPGGPGAPGRNFPARLRNQPKLREHQEIVGFDPRGTGKSTNITCGGAIGTGSDLDPRDRDRQNLNLIVAATKYAALSCQQKSGELGPLINTDQTVKDIDLLRVLLGRDKINWVGYSAGTWMGAHYAQAYPTRTGRFVLDSATEFTTTWQKSFDWQPLGFERRFRSDFLPWVAKYDKLYHFGTTGEAARQTYEQVRYALTQGAVTLPDGSSVSANGLDAFIASSIYSKRSFPGLADYLVSVRTLTQGTASAQAKTSAAQKVKAADKSTETSGAQPLMVPTDGDAYDASFWTIPCNEGPWTGTVNSAIKDSQRLIDKQLPLLGAGWFIQPCLFWKKQPAPLPVLDGKGVPPVLIVESEHDPATPIEGARRAHKAFAGSRMLTITGEGDHGIYAGGNAGVDKVVEAYLVDGVVPNDQSLPGVALPVPPGA; from the coding sequence ATGACACGACTCCGCTACGCGGTGGTGATCCCGGCGATCGCCGGCACCCTGCTGGCCGGGTTCACCCCTGCGTTCGCAGGCCAGGATGCCGCGGCCGCCAAGCAGCCGCTGAACTCCACGAACATCCCGCCGCAGTACGCGAACCAGAAGCTCGACTGGCACAAGTGCGCCGTTCCTTCGGAGCTGCCGACGGCCCCGCCCGCGGGCGCCGAGGACATGGAGTGCGCGACCTACAAGACCCCGCGCAACTGGTACCAGGCCAACGCCCAGATCGACCTGACCATCGCCGTCAGCCGCCTGAAGGCGACGAAGGACGCGACCGCCAGCGTCGTCACCAACCCCGGCGGCCCGGGCGCGCCCGGCCGGAACTTCCCGGCCCGCCTGCGCAACCAGCCGAAGCTGCGGGAGCACCAGGAGATCGTCGGGTTCGACCCGCGCGGTACCGGCAAGAGCACGAACATCACGTGCGGTGGCGCCATCGGCACCGGCTCGGACCTCGACCCGCGTGACCGCGACCGGCAGAACCTGAACCTCATCGTCGCGGCGACGAAGTACGCGGCGCTGTCCTGCCAGCAGAAGTCCGGCGAGCTGGGCCCGCTGATCAACACCGACCAGACGGTCAAGGACATCGACCTGCTGCGCGTGCTGCTCGGCCGCGACAAGATCAACTGGGTCGGCTACTCGGCGGGCACCTGGATGGGCGCGCACTACGCGCAGGCCTACCCGACGCGCACCGGCCGGTTCGTCCTCGACTCCGCGACGGAGTTCACCACGACCTGGCAGAAGTCGTTCGACTGGCAGCCGCTCGGCTTCGAGCGCCGCTTCCGCTCCGACTTCCTCCCATGGGTGGCGAAGTACGACAAGCTCTACCACTTCGGCACCACCGGTGAAGCGGCCCGCCAGACCTACGAGCAGGTCCGCTACGCACTGACCCAGGGCGCGGTCACCCTGCCCGACGGCTCGTCCGTGTCGGCCAACGGCCTGGACGCCTTCATCGCGTCGAGCATCTACTCGAAGCGCTCCTTCCCGGGCCTGGCCGACTACCTGGTCAGCGTCCGCACGCTGACCCAGGGCACCGCTTCGGCGCAGGCCAAGACGTCGGCCGCGCAGAAGGTCAAGGCCGCCGACAAGAGCACCGAGACCTCCGGCGCCCAGCCGCTGATGGTCCCGACCGACGGCGACGCCTACGACGCCAGCTTCTGGACCATCCCCTGCAACGAGGGTCCGTGGACCGGCACGGTCAACAGCGCCATCAAGGACTCGCAGCGGCTGATCGACAAGCAGCTGCCGCTCCTGGGCGCCGGCTGGTTCATCCAGCCGTGCCTGTTCTGGAAGAAGCAGCCGGCGCCGCTCCCGGTGCTGGACGGCAAGGGTGTCCCGCCGGTGCTGATCGTCGAGTCGGAGCACGACCCGGCGACGCCGATCGAAGGCGCGCGGCGCGCGCACAAGGCGTTCGCGGGTTCGCGGATGCTGACGATCACCGGCGAAGGTGACCACGGCATCTACGCCGGCGGCAACGCGGGTGTGGACAAGGTCGTGGAGGCCTACCTGGTCGACGGCGTCGTGCCGAACGACCAGAGCCTGCCCGGCGTGGCACTTCCGGTGCCTCCGGGGGCCTGA
- a CDS encoding bifunctional helix-turn-helix transcriptional regulator/GNAT family N-acetyltransferase, whose amino-acid sequence MNDRVAAVRAFNRLYTGVIGVLDEGPADAEYSLPEARVLFELAHRDPIPVTDLRKRLDLDPGYASRLLARLESRGLIERERSAEDARRQLVRPTAAGRDAFAVLNQRSTEQIGGLLRRFADEDQQRLLAAMRTIGDLVGDRRRDPVLVLRPPRPGDLGWVVERHGALYGREYGFDDRFEGLVARIVADFVDHRADPRQAFWIAELDGERVGGIACTRGPDADTARLRLLLLEPSARGHGVGKRLVTECVSFARAHGYRAMELSTVSILTAARSIYRAAGFELVREEDFDDWGPKLTDETWRLEF is encoded by the coding sequence ATGAACGACCGGGTGGCCGCGGTCCGCGCCTTCAACCGGCTCTACACCGGGGTCATCGGCGTGCTCGACGAAGGTCCGGCAGACGCCGAGTACTCACTGCCGGAAGCCCGGGTGCTCTTCGAGCTCGCCCACCGGGACCCGATTCCGGTCACCGACCTGCGGAAACGTCTCGATCTCGACCCCGGCTACGCGAGCAGGCTGCTCGCCCGCCTCGAGTCGCGTGGCCTGATCGAACGCGAACGCTCCGCGGAAGACGCCCGCCGCCAGCTCGTGCGGCCGACCGCCGCGGGCCGGGACGCGTTCGCCGTGCTCAACCAGCGCTCGACCGAGCAGATCGGCGGCCTCCTCCGCCGGTTCGCCGACGAAGACCAGCAGCGCCTGCTGGCCGCGATGCGCACGATCGGCGACCTGGTCGGCGACCGCCGTCGCGACCCGGTGCTCGTCCTGCGTCCACCACGACCGGGCGACCTCGGTTGGGTGGTGGAACGTCACGGTGCGCTCTACGGCCGGGAGTACGGCTTCGACGACCGGTTCGAGGGACTCGTCGCCCGCATCGTCGCGGACTTCGTCGACCACCGCGCCGACCCGCGGCAGGCGTTCTGGATCGCCGAGCTCGACGGCGAGCGCGTCGGCGGCATCGCGTGCACGCGCGGGCCGGACGCGGACACCGCGAGGCTGCGGTTGCTGCTGCTCGAGCCGTCGGCCCGCGGCCACGGCGTCGGCAAGCGGCTGGTCACCGAGTGCGTGTCGTTCGCGAGGGCGCACGGCTACCGGGCGATGGAGCTGTCGACGGTCTCGATCTTGACGGCGGCGCGCTCGATCTACCGCGCGGCCGGGTTCGAACTCGTCCGCGAGGAGGATTTCGACGACTGGGGCCCGAAGCTGACCGACGAAACGTGGCGCCTGGAGTTCTAG
- a CDS encoding helix-turn-helix domain-containing protein, whose translation MTELTRAAEFGDTLAQLRSGAKLTGRALAARLGWDPSKVSRIETGQKRPTEDEVKAIAAALGLSSEKTAELVAELKAIRLDQARWKARLRAGGHESTQVSFAAAERSAATIINFEVAVVPGLVQIPAYARAVFEASAKLNDSGMDIAAAVAARMKRQDVLYDESKDIYVLTHEMPLRSSVAPAATLTAQRDRLVSITSMQHVKFGILPMNVQLPIVPLHGFWLLDDLVIAETVHTEVTSRAAEDVRPYRKMFDELWPVAVKGAEARALLLDMAA comes from the coding sequence GTGACCGAACTGACCCGCGCCGCCGAGTTCGGCGACACGCTCGCCCAGCTCCGCAGCGGCGCGAAGCTGACGGGCCGAGCGCTCGCCGCTCGACTCGGCTGGGACCCGTCCAAGGTCTCGCGGATCGAGACCGGGCAGAAGCGACCCACCGAAGACGAAGTGAAGGCGATCGCTGCCGCGCTCGGCCTGTCGTCCGAGAAGACGGCGGAACTGGTCGCCGAGCTGAAAGCGATCCGGCTTGACCAGGCGAGATGGAAGGCGCGTCTTCGGGCAGGCGGCCACGAGAGCACGCAGGTGTCGTTCGCTGCGGCCGAGCGATCGGCAGCGACCATCATCAACTTTGAGGTGGCCGTGGTGCCGGGACTCGTGCAGATCCCGGCTTACGCCCGCGCGGTGTTCGAGGCGTCCGCCAAGCTCAACGACTCGGGTATGGACATCGCCGCTGCGGTGGCTGCACGTATGAAGCGGCAGGACGTGCTCTATGACGAGTCGAAAGACATCTACGTGCTTACGCACGAGATGCCGCTGCGCTCGTCGGTGGCGCCGGCGGCCACCCTCACGGCCCAGCGCGATCGGCTGGTGTCGATCACCAGCATGCAGCACGTCAAGTTCGGCATCCTGCCGATGAACGTGCAGCTGCCGATCGTGCCGCTACATGGGTTCTGGCTGCTCGACGATCTCGTGATCGCCGAGACGGTGCACACCGAGGTCACGAGCCGCGCCGCCGAGGACGTACGGCCCTACCGCAAGATGTTCGACGAGTTGTGGCCGGTCGCCGTCAAGGGCGCCGAGGCGCGGGCCCTGCTGCTCGACATGGCCGCTTAG